In a single window of the Heliangelus exortis chromosome 1, bHelExo1.hap1, whole genome shotgun sequence genome:
- the GTPBP8 gene encoding GTP-binding protein 8 yields MEPAAIPGLTTAPPRAPTGPARPGAAAAAVPNSAPPGSAAFRGPAGLVPVSMLLPGAGGGASRSPSALAALSQVLRLERSRRTGVVFPLQKLERYLAPGVDTKRFHLFQPSLAALQRAEVLFRSSRDHSIDYVSSAVRMDHAPSPTLPEVCFIGRSNVGKSSLIRALFSLSPEVEVRVSKTPGHTKKMNFFKVGKYFTLVDMPGYGYRAPQDFVEMVEAYLQERRNLKRTFLLVDSVVGLQTTDHTAVEMLEEFGIPYVMVLTKIDRASRGLLLKNVLKIQDFVKEKTQGCFPQLFLVSSLEFSGVHLLRCFVAHVTGNLPAVEDS; encoded by the exons ATGGAGCCGGCGGCTATCCCAGGGCTCACCACCGCACCGCCCCGGGCCCCAACAGGCCCCGCCCGCCCGGGGGCAGCCGCAGCCGCAGTGCCGAACTCCGCCCCGCCCGGCTCCGCCGCTTTCCGGGGCCCGGCAGGGCTTGTCCCCGTCTCGATGTTGCTTCCCGGGGCTGGCGGCGGGGCGAGCCGTTCCCCGTCGGCCTTGGCCGCTTTATCCCAGGTGCTGCGGCTGGAGCGGAGCCGCCGAACCGGCGTGGTGTTCCCCCTCCAGAAGCTGGAGCGCTACCTGGCTCCCGGCGTGGACACGAAGCGGTTCCACCtcttccagcccagcctggccGCACTACAGCGCGCCGAGGTGCTCTTCAGGTCCAGCCGCGACCACTCCATCGACTATGTCAGCTCCGCCGTCCGGATGGACCATGCCCCGTCGCCCACCCTCCCCGAG GTGTGTTTCATTGGCCGAAGCAATGTGGGGAAGTCATCTTTAATCCGGGCCTTGTTCTCGCTGTCTCCAGAAGTGGAGGTCAGAGTGTCAAAAACTCCA GGCCACACCAAGAAGATGAATTTCTTCAAAGTCGGGAAGTACTTTACTCTGGTGGATATGCCCGGATATGGCTACCGTGCCCCGCAGGACTTTGTGGAGATGGTGGAGGCCTATCTGCAGGAACGGCGCAA CTTGAAGAGGACTTTCCTGTTAGTTGATAGTGTGGTAGGACTCCAGACAACAGATCACACTGCAGTAGAGATGCTGGAAGAGTTTGGGATTCCTTACGTG ATGGTATTAACAAAGATTGACCGAGCTTCCAGGGGACTGTTGTTAAAGAATGTACTGAAGATCCAGGATTTTGTAAAGGAGAAAACTCAGGGATGCTTTCCTCAGCTATTTCTGGTCAG TTCTCTGGAGTTTTCAGGGGTTCACTTGCTAAGGTGTTTTGTAGCCCATGTTACTGGAAACCTGCCTGCTGTAGAGGACAGCTGA
- the TAF13 gene encoding transcription initiation factor TFIID subunit 13: protein MADEEEDVPFEEDAEEAGGGLDGGQGKRKRLFSKELRCMMYGFGDDQNPYTESVDILEDLVIEFITEMTHKAMSIGRQGRVQVEDIVFLIRKDPRKFARVKDLLTMNEELKRARKAFDEANYGS from the exons ATGGCTGACGAGGAGGAGGATGTTCCG TTTGAGGAAGACGCGGAAGAAGCCGGTGGGGGTCTGGACGGCGGACAAGGCAAGAGGAAGAGGCTGTTCTCCAAAGAAC tAAGATGCATGATGTATGGATTTGGGGATGACCAGAACCCTTACACAGAATCTGTGGACATTCTTGAGGACCTGGTAATAGAGTTTATCACAGAAATG ACTCACAAGGCCATGTCCATTGGACGGCAGGGTCGCGTGCAGGTTGAGGACATTGTCTTTCTAATCCGCAAGGACCCCCGGAAGTTTGCCAGAGTTAAAGACCTCCTAACTATGAATGAAGAACTGAAACGAGCCAGAAAGGCCTTTGATGAAGCCAACTATGGATCTTGA
- the NEPRO gene encoding nucleolus and neural progenitor protein isoform X3 produces the protein MNLVGCIETLAGLIPTKKTSQAHGEYLVPSQPVLEAVALKVLGGCKLILRLLDCCCKAFLLSVKHLCSEEFILLNTVASGLLSRLWIQYRCVLQSLISLYSPLLSTLHLVSETQQMPYIKGFTFPSDISSFLGVDVSTEMKKQKARMLTTKKCTGWLKNFPTLPEAVSEMGKKRNVAACRNAVRNCNIPCAVDIGEPVLVTRASRGKCLGFDVKSLLRPSRPLTQQGIGMTSTPLKAKSASLSSRIASMQDAGSLVQMVQTATSFGELSEALRKVIVWCKGNKFKSAAYFLRNKLLKSNRLHHVEAQGCSLKKKLCCVKTSVRKYLLYGSQNTRWLKRYRGARFCPRRIRSSSRVKRKTLKTVQQKPSELYEVCENSTSLVLSPYQDGPPSWGGGSNAVTASVELSTVRTPKQLLLEGSPVPVLKEATENMDIDSIFAAMGV, from the exons ATGAACTTGGTGGGCTGCATTGAGACTCTTGCAGGACTGATTCCCAC GAAAAAGACATCCCAAGCCCATGGAGAGTACTTAGTTCCCAGTCAGCCTGTGTTGGAAGCAGTGGCTCTGAAGGTGTTGGGAGGTTGCAAGCTCATACTTCGGCTGCTGGACTGTTGTTGTAAAGCTTTTCT ATTGTCCGTTAAACATCTCTGCTCAGAAGAATTCATACTTTTGAACACTGTGGCTTCGGGGCTGCTGAGCAGGCTATG GATTCAGTATAGGTGTGTATTGCAGAGCCTCATTTCCTTGTACAGCCCATTGTTGTCAACACTTCATCTGGTATCTGAGACCCAACAGATGCCTTATATCAAGGGGTTTACCTTCCCTTCTGATATCAGTAGCTTCCTTGGAGTTGATGTTTCTACTGAGATGAAGAAGCAAAAGGCTAGAATGCttacaacaaaaaaatgcactggCTGGCTGAAGAACTTCCCAACATTGCCAGAGGCAGTGtcagagatggggaaaaaaagaaatgttgcagCCTGCAGGAATGCTGTGAGAAACTGTAACATTCCATGTGCTGTGGATATCGGAGAGCCAGTTCTGGTGACCAGAGCCAGCAGAG GGAAGTGCCTGGGATTTGATGTTAAGAGCTTACTTAGACCATCCAGACCTCTAACACAGCAG GGTATAGGTATGACATCAACACCTCTTAAAGCGAAGTCAGCATCACTTTCCTCTCGTATAGCAAGCATGCAGGATGCTGGATCTCTTGTACAGATGGTCCAAACAGCTACATCATTTGGGGAACTGTCAGAGGCACTCAGGAAAGTCATTGTGTGGTGCAAAGGCAACAAATTCAAATCAGCAGCTTATTTCCTGCGTAAcaagctgctgaaaagcaacCGTCTGCACCACGTGGAGGCTCAAGGATGCAG cttgaagaaaaagctgtgctGTGTCAAAACATCCGTCCGCAAATACCTCCTATACGGGTCACAAAACACACGCTGGCTGAAGCGGTACCGTGGGGCACGGTTCTGCCCAAGAAGGATCAGATCATCCTCACGAGTGAAGAGAAAAACTCTGAAGACTGTTCAGCAAAAACCTTCTGAGTTGTATGAGGTTTGTGAAAACAGCACATCACTCGTCCTCTCACCTTACCAGGATGGTCCCCCAAGTTGGGGAGGAGGCTCCAATGCTGTTACGGCCTCTGTTGAACTGAGCACAGTGAGGACCCctaagcagctgctgctggaaggaagCCCTGTCCCTGTGTTGAAGGAAGCTACTGAGAACATGGATATTGATTCTATTTTTGCAGCAATGGGTGTCTGA
- the NEPRO gene encoding nucleolus and neural progenitor protein isoform X2 has product MAAPEAAWNRLDVPWPASSATVALAEGHPAVGCLPALRRQCGVAGKRLSGTGLAAEGRVLRAVLYVYHSRLLRHRPYLALKQVEQCTKRLWKMNLVGCIETLAGLIPTKKTSQAHGEYLVPSQPVLEAVALKVLGGCKLILRLLDCCCKAFLLSVKHLCSEEFILLNTVASGLLSRLCSFLGVDVSTEMKKQKARMLTTKKCTGWLKNFPTLPEAVSEMGKKRNVAACRNAVRNCNIPCAVDIGEPVLVTRASRGKCLGFDVKSLLRPSRPLTQQGIGMTSTPLKAKSASLSSRIASMQDAGSLVQMVQTATSFGELSEALRKVIVWCKGNKFKSAAYFLRNKLLKSNRLHHVEAQGCSLKKKLCCVKTSVRKYLLYGSQNTRWLKRYRGARFCPRRIRSSSRVKRKTLKTVQQKPSELYEVCENSTSLVLSPYQDGPPSWGGGSNAVTASVELSTVRTPKQLLLEGSPVPVLKEATENMDIDSIFAAMGV; this is encoded by the exons ATGGCGGCGCCCGAGGCGGCGTGGAACCGGCTGGACGTGCCGTGGCCTGCGAGCAGCGCGACGGTGGCCCTGGCGGAGGGGCACCCTGCAG TGGGGTGTCTGCCGGCGCTGAGGCGGCAGTGCGGCGTGGCCGGCAAGCGGCTGTCGGGGACGGGCCTGGCCGCCGAGGGACGCGTCCTGCGGGCCGTACTCTACGTTTACCATAGCCGGCTGCTTCGGCACCGGCCCTACCTGGCCCTGAAGCAg GTAGAACAATGCACGAAGCGCCTATGGAAAATGAACTTGGTGGGCTGCATTGAGACTCTTGCAGGACTGATTCCCAC GAAAAAGACATCCCAAGCCCATGGAGAGTACTTAGTTCCCAGTCAGCCTGTGTTGGAAGCAGTGGCTCTGAAGGTGTTGGGAGGTTGCAAGCTCATACTTCGGCTGCTGGACTGTTGTTGTAAAGCTTTTCT ATTGTCCGTTAAACATCTCTGCTCAGAAGAATTCATACTTTTGAACACTGTGGCTTCGGGGCTGCTGAGCAGGCTATG TAGCTTCCTTGGAGTTGATGTTTCTACTGAGATGAAGAAGCAAAAGGCTAGAATGCttacaacaaaaaaatgcactggCTGGCTGAAGAACTTCCCAACATTGCCAGAGGCAGTGtcagagatggggaaaaaaagaaatgttgcagCCTGCAGGAATGCTGTGAGAAACTGTAACATTCCATGTGCTGTGGATATCGGAGAGCCAGTTCTGGTGACCAGAGCCAGCAGAG GGAAGTGCCTGGGATTTGATGTTAAGAGCTTACTTAGACCATCCAGACCTCTAACACAGCAG GGTATAGGTATGACATCAACACCTCTTAAAGCGAAGTCAGCATCACTTTCCTCTCGTATAGCAAGCATGCAGGATGCTGGATCTCTTGTACAGATGGTCCAAACAGCTACATCATTTGGGGAACTGTCAGAGGCACTCAGGAAAGTCATTGTGTGGTGCAAAGGCAACAAATTCAAATCAGCAGCTTATTTCCTGCGTAAcaagctgctgaaaagcaacCGTCTGCACCACGTGGAGGCTCAAGGATGCAG cttgaagaaaaagctgtgctGTGTCAAAACATCCGTCCGCAAATACCTCCTATACGGGTCACAAAACACACGCTGGCTGAAGCGGTACCGTGGGGCACGGTTCTGCCCAAGAAGGATCAGATCATCCTCACGAGTGAAGAGAAAAACTCTGAAGACTGTTCAGCAAAAACCTTCTGAGTTGTATGAGGTTTGTGAAAACAGCACATCACTCGTCCTCTCACCTTACCAGGATGGTCCCCCAAGTTGGGGAGGAGGCTCCAATGCTGTTACGGCCTCTGTTGAACTGAGCACAGTGAGGACCCctaagcagctgctgctggaaggaagCCCTGTCCCTGTGTTGAAGGAAGCTACTGAGAACATGGATATTGATTCTATTTTTGCAGCAATGGGTGTCTGA
- the NEPRO gene encoding nucleolus and neural progenitor protein isoform X1, translating into MAAPEAAWNRLDVPWPASSATVALAEGHPAVGCLPALRRQCGVAGKRLSGTGLAAEGRVLRAVLYVYHSRLLRHRPYLALKQVEQCTKRLWKMNLVGCIETLAGLIPTKKTSQAHGEYLVPSQPVLEAVALKVLGGCKLILRLLDCCCKAFLLSVKHLCSEEFILLNTVASGLLSRLWIQYRCVLQSLISLYSPLLSTLHLVSETQQMPYIKGFTFPSDISSFLGVDVSTEMKKQKARMLTTKKCTGWLKNFPTLPEAVSEMGKKRNVAACRNAVRNCNIPCAVDIGEPVLVTRASRGKCLGFDVKSLLRPSRPLTQQGIGMTSTPLKAKSASLSSRIASMQDAGSLVQMVQTATSFGELSEALRKVIVWCKGNKFKSAAYFLRNKLLKSNRLHHVEAQGCSLKKKLCCVKTSVRKYLLYGSQNTRWLKRYRGARFCPRRIRSSSRVKRKTLKTVQQKPSELYEVCENSTSLVLSPYQDGPPSWGGGSNAVTASVELSTVRTPKQLLLEGSPVPVLKEATENMDIDSIFAAMGV; encoded by the exons ATGGCGGCGCCCGAGGCGGCGTGGAACCGGCTGGACGTGCCGTGGCCTGCGAGCAGCGCGACGGTGGCCCTGGCGGAGGGGCACCCTGCAG TGGGGTGTCTGCCGGCGCTGAGGCGGCAGTGCGGCGTGGCCGGCAAGCGGCTGTCGGGGACGGGCCTGGCCGCCGAGGGACGCGTCCTGCGGGCCGTACTCTACGTTTACCATAGCCGGCTGCTTCGGCACCGGCCCTACCTGGCCCTGAAGCAg GTAGAACAATGCACGAAGCGCCTATGGAAAATGAACTTGGTGGGCTGCATTGAGACTCTTGCAGGACTGATTCCCAC GAAAAAGACATCCCAAGCCCATGGAGAGTACTTAGTTCCCAGTCAGCCTGTGTTGGAAGCAGTGGCTCTGAAGGTGTTGGGAGGTTGCAAGCTCATACTTCGGCTGCTGGACTGTTGTTGTAAAGCTTTTCT ATTGTCCGTTAAACATCTCTGCTCAGAAGAATTCATACTTTTGAACACTGTGGCTTCGGGGCTGCTGAGCAGGCTATG GATTCAGTATAGGTGTGTATTGCAGAGCCTCATTTCCTTGTACAGCCCATTGTTGTCAACACTTCATCTGGTATCTGAGACCCAACAGATGCCTTATATCAAGGGGTTTACCTTCCCTTCTGATATCAGTAGCTTCCTTGGAGTTGATGTTTCTACTGAGATGAAGAAGCAAAAGGCTAGAATGCttacaacaaaaaaatgcactggCTGGCTGAAGAACTTCCCAACATTGCCAGAGGCAGTGtcagagatggggaaaaaaagaaatgttgcagCCTGCAGGAATGCTGTGAGAAACTGTAACATTCCATGTGCTGTGGATATCGGAGAGCCAGTTCTGGTGACCAGAGCCAGCAGAG GGAAGTGCCTGGGATTTGATGTTAAGAGCTTACTTAGACCATCCAGACCTCTAACACAGCAG GGTATAGGTATGACATCAACACCTCTTAAAGCGAAGTCAGCATCACTTTCCTCTCGTATAGCAAGCATGCAGGATGCTGGATCTCTTGTACAGATGGTCCAAACAGCTACATCATTTGGGGAACTGTCAGAGGCACTCAGGAAAGTCATTGTGTGGTGCAAAGGCAACAAATTCAAATCAGCAGCTTATTTCCTGCGTAAcaagctgctgaaaagcaacCGTCTGCACCACGTGGAGGCTCAAGGATGCAG cttgaagaaaaagctgtgctGTGTCAAAACATCCGTCCGCAAATACCTCCTATACGGGTCACAAAACACACGCTGGCTGAAGCGGTACCGTGGGGCACGGTTCTGCCCAAGAAGGATCAGATCATCCTCACGAGTGAAGAGAAAAACTCTGAAGACTGTTCAGCAAAAACCTTCTGAGTTGTATGAGGTTTGTGAAAACAGCACATCACTCGTCCTCTCACCTTACCAGGATGGTCCCCCAAGTTGGGGAGGAGGCTCCAATGCTGTTACGGCCTCTGTTGAACTGAGCACAGTGAGGACCCctaagcagctgctgctggaaggaagCCCTGTCCCTGTGTTGAAGGAAGCTACTGAGAACATGGATATTGATTCTATTTTTGCAGCAATGGGTGTCTGA